A region of Bradysia coprophila strain Holo2 unplaced genomic scaffold, BU_Bcop_v1 contig_373, whole genome shotgun sequence DNA encodes the following proteins:
- the LOC119082016 gene encoding ubiquitin-like-conjugating enzyme ATG3 produces MQSVFNTVKGTALSVAEYLTPVLKESKFRETGVLTPEEFVAAGDHLVHHCPTWQWAAGDESKSKPYMPKDKQFLITRNVACHRRCKQMEYVGEETIVEGGADDDEGWVETHHLDGGGSTELDDKVCEMTLDSSKADDISSGSHNVMDSNNDDDDDDDDDGEAADMEEFEESGMLEMVDPATAIITRQVSIPDKKQTSESDVDSVVHTRTYDLHITYDKYYQTPRLWFVGYDESRKPLNVEEMYEDVSQDHAKKTVTMESQPHLPSDFNMASVHPCKHADIMKKIIQTVEDGGGELGVHMYLIIFLKFVQTVIPTIEYDFTQNFTM; encoded by the exons atgcaaagtgTTTTCAATACTGTGAAGGGTACAGCCCTCTCGGTTGCAGAATATTTGACTCCGGTTCTTAAG GAATCAAAGTTCCGTGAAACTGGCGTCCTTACCCCAGAAGAATTTGTTGCTGCCGGTGATCATTTAGTTCATCATTGTCCTACTTGGCAG TGGGCAGCCGGAGACGAATCGAAAAGCAAACCGTACATGCCTAAAG ATAAGCAGTTTTTGATAACGAGAAATGTGGCGTGCCACCGACGGTGCAAGCAAATGGAGTATGTCGGTGAAGAAACAATTGTTGAAGGTGGTGCCGACGACGACGAAGGTTGGGTGGAAACACATCATTTGGACGGTGGCGGATCGACAGAACTGGACGATAAAGTGTGCGAGATGACCTTAGACAGCAGCAAA GCTGATGATATTAGCAGCGGCAGTCACAATGTTATGGATAGCAAcaacgatgatgatgatgatgacgatgatgacgGAGAGGCAGCTGATATGGAAGAATTTGAAGAAAGTGGAATGTTGGAGATGGTAGATCCG GCCACGGCAATAATAACACGTCAAGTTAGCATACCGGATAAGAAACAGACTAGTGAATCCGATGTAGATTCGGTGGTCCATACCCGAACCTATGATTTGCACATAACATACGACAAATATTACCAGACACCGCGATTGTGGTTTGTGGGCTATGACGAGTCTCGAAAACCGTTAAACGTCGAAGAAATGTATGAGGATGTTAGTCAAGATCACGCCAAAAAAACGGTTACAATGGAATCTCAGCCGCATTTGCCCTCTGATTTTAATATGGCATCGGTTCATCCTTGCAA GCACGCTGATATTATGAAGAAGATCATCCAAACAGTGGAGGATGGTGGTGGGGAACTAGGCGTTCATATGTATCTGATaatctttttgaaatttgtccAAACCGTCATTCCGACGATAGAGTAcgattttacacaaaattttacaatgtaA
- the LOC119082010 gene encoding carbonyl reductase [NADPH] 1-like, with protein sequence MTSKVYVVTGSNKGIGFAIVRALCKQNDGIVYLTARDEGRGLNSVEALKKEGLNPNFHQLDIESVDSIITFRDYLKSTHGGIDVLVNNAAIAFKNNATEPFSEQAEVSCRVNFFATMKFCDELLPLLRPHGRVVNVSSSAGYLKRINGKAPESLELQKKFADPKLTRDTLVSLVNDFVQSSKTNIHTSKGWPNSAYSVSKVAVSALSRIQQREMDETRPDDDILVNHVHPGYVDTDMTSHKGHLTIDQGADAPSWLALLAPNTPSNPKGAYVWYDRRIVDWVDGLDPGAY encoded by the exons ATGACATCGAAAGTATATGTTGTCACGGGATCGAATAAAG GCATTGGATTCGCTATCGTTCGCGCTCTGTGCAAACAGAATGACGGTATCGTTTATCTAACTGCGCGAGATGAAGGAAGAGGACTGAATTCCGTCGAAGCGTTGAAAAAG GAAGGGTTGAACCCCAACTTTCACCAATTGGACATCGAAAGTGTTGATAGCATTATAACGTTCAGAGACTACTTGAAATCGACACACGGCGGAATCGATGTTCTTGTTAACAATGCTGCCATCGCGTTTAAGAATAACGCTACCGAACCATTTTCGGAACAAGCTGAGGTTTCTTGCCGAGTGAATTTCTTTGCAACGatgaaattttgtgatgaGCTGTTGCCGTTGTTGAGACCTCACGGAAGAGTCGTTAACGTGTCCAGTTCAGCAG GCTACCTCAAGAGAATCAACGGCAAAGCTCCCGAATCGTTGGAATTGCAGAAGAAATTTGCTGATCCTAAATTGACGAGGGACACATTGGTCTCGTTGGTTAACGACTTTGTGCA GTCATCGAAAACCAACATCCACACTTCCAAGGGATGGCCGAACAGTGCGTATTCAGTGTCAAAAGTTGCCGTATCCGCTCTCAGTAGAATTCAACAGCGAGAAATGGATGAGACCAGACCGGATGATGACATTCTCGTCAATCATGTGCACCCCGGATACGTGGACACGGATATGACGAGCCATAAAGGACATTTGACTATAGATCAAGGAGCTGATGCCCCAAGTTGGTTAGCTCTTCTGGCACCTAATACTCCATCGAATCCGAAGGGGGCGTATGTTTGGTACGATAGAAGAATTGTGGATTGGGTTGACGGTCTAGATCCGGGTGCGTATTGA